A window of the Microbacterium sp. AZCO genome harbors these coding sequences:
- a CDS encoding RidA family protein, with the protein MTSPELRAHRLGLTIPDYSDPPYGGRYGIGLKAFHRVGDFVELSGITPENRAGERVHPGVVGADVSVEQGREAARVTALNALGMMRLAVGSLDNVVGLSRALCFIRTTADFDQLHEISRGATEVFTEVFGPVAGAVGRASVGVTSLSRRNCFELWLSFEAAAVGD; encoded by the coding sequence ATGACATCGCCCGAACTGCGCGCACACCGACTCGGCCTCACGATTCCGGACTACAGCGATCCGCCGTATGGCGGTCGCTACGGGATCGGGCTGAAGGCGTTCCATCGGGTCGGCGATTTCGTCGAACTCAGCGGGATCACGCCTGAGAATCGCGCCGGCGAACGAGTCCATCCGGGCGTCGTCGGCGCCGATGTCAGCGTCGAGCAGGGGCGGGAGGCGGCGCGGGTCACAGCGCTCAACGCCCTGGGGATGATGCGACTGGCCGTCGGCTCGCTCGACAACGTCGTCGGCCTTTCGCGCGCCCTGTGCTTCATCCGCACGACGGCGGACTTCGACCAGCTCCACGAGATCTCGCGCGGTGCGACCGAGGTCTTCACCGAGGTGTTCGGACCGGTCGCGGGAGCCGTGGGACGCGCCTCCGTGGGGGTCACGAGCCTGTCGCGCCGCAACTGCTTCGAGCTCTGGCTGAGCTTCGAAGCAGCCGCGGTCGGGGACTGA
- a CDS encoding amidase family protein, translated as MTDTALHATETALHWWSARALAAGIRAREISAEEVMKAHLARIEQVNPDVNAIVALVPESEALAAAREADRAVARGDELGVLHGLPTAVKDLLDVAGLPTTHGSAAYADAPPATADAMVVGRMRRNGAIVIGKTNTPEGGLGTLTFSPVLGVCRNPWDLSRHAGGSSGGAGAALAAGMLPIADGSDSGGSLRYPASFCNVVGMRPTPGRVASGRLGNGWTAHGVLGPMARTSDDLALLLAGMAGPDPMAPMSIAEDPAVFVDVTTAGPAGVRIGWSADAGGVPISEEVAAVMRDARSALSAAGYEIVELDLSDALGDAERAWETIEMFNFYASYRGEAQTHPERLRPDLLRNIRQGEQVTASDLADALAIRTEVYRRTERLFADVDAIVTPATPVVAPPAEDEWVHRVGEVEYDRYFRWQMLANRITVTAHPVVVTPAGFSGGLPVGMQVVGRNRGEFDLLAHTTGFERILGHVARRPSI; from the coding sequence GTGACCGACACCGCCCTCCACGCGACCGAGACTGCCCTGCACTGGTGGAGCGCTCGAGCGCTCGCCGCCGGCATCCGCGCACGCGAGATCTCGGCGGAGGAGGTCATGAAGGCGCACCTCGCGCGCATCGAGCAGGTGAACCCCGACGTCAATGCGATCGTGGCCCTCGTCCCCGAGTCCGAAGCCCTCGCGGCCGCTCGCGAGGCCGACCGTGCCGTCGCCCGCGGAGACGAGCTCGGAGTCCTGCACGGCCTGCCGACGGCGGTCAAGGACCTGTTGGATGTCGCCGGCCTGCCCACGACGCACGGCTCGGCGGCCTACGCGGACGCCCCGCCCGCCACCGCCGATGCCATGGTCGTGGGGCGCATGCGGCGCAACGGCGCGATCGTCATCGGCAAGACGAACACGCCGGAGGGCGGGCTCGGCACGCTGACCTTCAGCCCCGTGCTCGGCGTCTGCCGCAATCCGTGGGACCTCTCGCGACACGCCGGCGGGTCGAGCGGTGGCGCCGGCGCGGCCCTCGCGGCCGGCATGCTGCCGATCGCCGACGGGTCGGACAGCGGCGGGAGCCTGCGCTACCCCGCGTCGTTCTGCAACGTCGTCGGGATGCGGCCGACCCCCGGCCGCGTCGCGAGCGGCCGCCTCGGCAACGGGTGGACGGCCCACGGCGTGCTCGGCCCCATGGCGCGCACCAGCGACGACCTCGCCCTGCTCCTCGCGGGCATGGCCGGCCCCGACCCGATGGCGCCCATGTCGATCGCCGAGGATCCGGCGGTGTTCGTCGACGTCACGACCGCCGGTCCCGCGGGCGTGCGCATCGGCTGGAGCGCGGATGCCGGGGGAGTGCCGATCTCGGAGGAGGTCGCAGCCGTCATGCGCGATGCGCGCTCGGCGCTCTCGGCCGCCGGCTACGAGATCGTCGAGCTCGATCTGTCGGACGCCCTCGGCGACGCCGAGCGCGCGTGGGAGACCATCGAGATGTTCAACTTCTACGCCTCGTACCGCGGCGAGGCGCAGACGCACCCCGAGCGGCTCCGCCCCGACCTCCTGCGCAACATCCGGCAGGGCGAGCAGGTCACGGCGTCAGACCTCGCCGACGCCCTCGCGATCCGGACCGAGGTGTACCGGCGCACCGAGCGCTTGTTCGCCGATGTCGACGCGATCGTGACGCCCGCGACGCCCGTTGTCGCGCCGCCCGCCGAGGACGAGTGGGTGCACCGCGTCGGCGAGGTCGAGTACGACCGCTACTTCCGCTGGCAGATGCTCGCCAACCGGATCACAGTCACGGCGCACCCCGTCGTCGTCACGCCCGCGGGTTTCAGCGGCGGGCTCCCCGTCGGCATGCAGGTCGTGGGCCGCAACCGCGGCGAATTCGACCTGCTCGCCCACACCACGGGCTTCGAGCGGATCCTCGGCCACGTGGCGCGGCGCCCGTCGATCTGA